A single Rubinisphaera italica DNA region contains:
- the gmk gene encoding guanylate kinase, producing the protein MNKSDNSKIGFCVVVISGPSGSGKTTVVSRLEEESPVKLVKTISATTRPPRKHEVAGQDYYFLKPEEFDQRKQNGEFLEFAEVYRTGYWYGTLKSEVERARNSGGWALLEIDVEGALNVMREYPEALTIFLTTPSETVFEQRLRDRGTEDEVVIQKRLETARNELKFASRYRYTVINDRLDRAVEEIKDLFCQHAGECCEHA; encoded by the coding sequence GTGAATAAGTCGGACAACTCGAAAATCGGTTTCTGTGTGGTTGTGATTTCCGGTCCCAGTGGCAGCGGAAAGACGACTGTCGTTTCGCGCCTCGAAGAAGAATCGCCGGTTAAGCTGGTGAAAACCATTTCTGCGACGACACGACCGCCACGCAAACACGAAGTTGCTGGTCAGGATTATTATTTTCTGAAGCCAGAAGAATTTGATCAACGTAAGCAGAATGGGGAATTTCTGGAATTCGCAGAGGTTTACCGCACTGGTTACTGGTACGGGACTTTGAAATCAGAAGTGGAACGAGCCCGGAACTCTGGGGGTTGGGCCTTGCTGGAAATCGATGTAGAGGGGGCATTGAATGTGATGCGGGAATATCCCGAAGCCCTCACGATATTCCTGACCACACCTTCAGAAACAGTATTTGAACAAAGACTGCGAGATCGCGGGACCGAGGATGAAGTCGTCATACAAAAACGGCTCGAAACGGCTCGAAACGAACTGAAATTCGCAAGTCGATACCGATATACCGTCATCAACGACCGGCTTGATCGAGCGGTCGAAGAAATTAAAGATCTTTTTTGTCAACACGCCGGGGAGTGCTGCGAGCATGCTTGA
- a CDS encoding DNA-directed RNA polymerase subunit omega, whose amino-acid sequence MLEELKEEVIVNKVGGRFKLSTIIQKRMVALNRGARPLVEIPTKNLMKIVIQEILEDKIYLDRTGNVAIKGEVAPDVEEYFDAGPGLDDLA is encoded by the coding sequence ATGCTTGAAGAACTGAAAGAAGAAGTCATTGTCAACAAGGTCGGTGGTCGATTTAAGCTCTCGACGATCATTCAGAAGCGAATGGTCGCTCTGAATCGGGGCGCTCGTCCACTCGTCGAAATCCCGACCAAGAATCTGATGAAAATCGTGATTCAGGAAATCCTGGAAGACAAAATCTATCTCGATCGTACGGGAAATGTTGCCATCAAAGGCGAAGTCGCTCCCGATGTGGAAGAATATTTTGACGCTGGCCCAGGCCTTGATGATTTGGCATGA